Proteins from one Porites lutea chromosome 3, jaPorLute2.1, whole genome shotgun sequence genomic window:
- the LOC140931011 gene encoding toll-like receptor 2 encodes MAWINENLIPILENKKISYSIHTRDFELGLPIVQNMADSVYGSRKVLIVLSDNYLASNFCREELHMAVQREADSRDSSLILVAIDKLKKKKLPGPLRNKHLLDFAKLKIKQDWEKKLLNVVEGPGAKVA; translated from the coding sequence ATGGCCTGGATCAATGAAAATCTGATTCCCATtctcgaaaacaaaaaaatatcctACAGCATTCACACCCGAGACTTTGAGTTGGGACTGCCTATCGTCCAAAACATGGCAGACAGCGTCTACGGCAGTCGCAAAGTTCTGATTGTCTTGTCGGACAACTACCTCGCAAGCAACTTCTGTCGCGAAGAGCTGCACATGGCCGTCCAAAGGGAGGCGGACAGCCGAGATTCTTCGCTTATTCTTGTGGCGATTGACAAgttgaagaaaaagaagttgcCTGGTCCTTTGAGAAACAAGCATTTGCTTGACTTTGCGAAGCTTAAGATAAAACAGGATTGGGAGAAAAAGTTGTTAAATGTGGTAGAAGGCCCAGGGGCCAAAGTTGCTTAA
- the LOC140931010 gene encoding uncharacterized protein, protein MEKVVTMTQEECLQTRERESTHRIPLVTTFNPHTTFIAEIARRNWNFLQSKERLPQIFNKPPLVAYRRPISLRDRLVSTKFKTVNNIPVPRGCEACGKPKCSWCKGINKTTTFTSSNNNKTFKIFHSVNCQSSWVIYIIECNICNLQYIGKSETPFNLRLNNHRNHIKKRISSCELTEHFLHNKRTHNFDNNVIITIIEQLRKDNISNEQKKDLLRHREIFWQKKLNSMQPNGLNKRIG, encoded by the coding sequence ATGGAAAAAGTCGTTACAATGACACAAGAAGAATGTCTACAGACCAGAGAAAGAGAATCTACCCATCGTATCCCCCTGGTCACTACATTCAACCCACATACCACTTTTATTGCAGAGATTGCAAGAAGAAACTGGAACTTCCTCCAATCTAAAGAAAGACTGCCCCAGATATTCAACAAACCACCCTTAGTGGCTTATAGGCGGCCAATAAGTCTCCGGGACAGACTCGTGAGTACTAAGTTCAAGACAGTTAACAACATTCCTGTACCAAGAGGCTGCGAAGCATGCGGAAAACCAAAGTGCAGCTGGTGCAAAGGAATCAACAAAACCACCACGTTTACCAGCAGTAACAACAATAAgaccttcaaaatatttcactctgTTAACTGCCAGTCATCATGGGTTATTTACATTATTGAGTGTAACATCTGCAATCTACAGTACATAGGCAAGAGCGAAACACCGTTCAATCTTCGCTTAAACAACCACAGAAATCATATCAAAAAGAGAATCAGCAGTTGTGAACTTACGGAACACTTTCTACATAATAAACGAACACACAACTTCGACAATAACGTGATCATTACAATAATAGAACAGCTCAGGAAAGATAATATAAGCAATGAACAGAAAAAAGATCTCCTGAGACACCGGGAGATATTCTggcaaaagaaactgaattCCATGCAGCCAAATGGACTTAACAAACGAATTGGCTAA